The following coding sequences are from one Arthrobacter sp. 24S4-2 window:
- a CDS encoding ABC transporter substrate-binding protein, with protein MRFSRTSKALGMVAIAALALTGCGAGGGAADGASQAAGDPNKVITAYSNEPQHPLMPADTSEVYGGRVVELLFEGLRSYDPSGKSVNALAESIESPDGQNYTIKVKSGSKFTNGEAVTAKSFVDAWNFAALSTNAQNNSSFFESIEGYDAVSATKTEKGADGKDTDVPAPTAQTLSGLVLKDDSTITVKLAQPEADWPLRLGYSAFMPLPADAIKDPKKFGENPIGNGPYKMVKEGSWQHDSQIELVKNADYEGPRTAKNGGVTFKFYTDPAPAYTDIQANNLDVTDVLPTDALKTYTTDFPENHLNKPYAGNSTLNIPGYMPEFQGEAGKLRRQALSMAINREEITKVIFSGTRIPAKDFTSPAVDGYNDNVAGSDVLKFDAAKAKELWTKADAISPWPAGKTLQLAYNTDGGNKEWIDAVANNFKNNLGIKAEGQPFAKFAEILKLRTAKNLPGLTRAGWQADYPSLYNFLGPLLKSGASANYEGYTNPEFDKLLTEGLGAKSTDDANKKFTQAQEILFQELPNLPLWYSARQAVWSQNVSNVDSGWNGVLQYWAITAK; from the coding sequence ATGCGTTTTTCGCGCACTTCCAAAGCACTGGGCATGGTTGCCATCGCAGCCCTTGCCCTGACCGGATGCGGCGCCGGAGGCGGCGCTGCGGACGGTGCCAGCCAGGCTGCCGGCGACCCCAACAAGGTCATCACCGCGTACAGCAATGAACCGCAGCACCCCCTGATGCCCGCCGACACCAGCGAAGTTTACGGTGGCCGCGTGGTTGAGCTCCTGTTCGAGGGCCTGCGCAGCTACGACCCCAGCGGCAAGTCGGTCAACGCGCTGGCTGAATCCATCGAATCCCCGGACGGCCAGAACTACACCATCAAGGTGAAGTCAGGCAGCAAGTTCACCAACGGCGAGGCCGTAACGGCCAAGAGCTTCGTTGATGCCTGGAACTTCGCCGCGCTGAGCACCAACGCTCAGAACAACAGCAGCTTCTTCGAATCCATCGAGGGCTACGACGCCGTCAGTGCCACCAAGACCGAGAAGGGCGCGGACGGCAAGGACACCGACGTTCCGGCCCCCACCGCGCAGACTCTCTCAGGCCTGGTACTCAAGGACGATTCCACCATCACCGTCAAGCTGGCACAGCCTGAAGCCGACTGGCCGCTGCGCCTCGGCTACTCGGCCTTCATGCCACTGCCCGCGGACGCCATCAAGGACCCGAAGAAGTTCGGCGAGAACCCGATCGGCAACGGTCCGTACAAGATGGTCAAGGAAGGCTCCTGGCAGCACGACAGCCAGATCGAACTGGTCAAGAACGCCGACTACGAGGGCCCGCGCACTGCCAAGAACGGCGGCGTGACCTTCAAGTTCTACACTGATCCGGCTCCGGCCTACACCGACATCCAGGCAAACAACCTCGACGTCACGGACGTTCTGCCGACCGACGCCCTCAAGACCTACACCACGGACTTCCCTGAGAACCACCTCAACAAGCCGTACGCAGGCAACTCCACCCTGAACATCCCGGGCTACATGCCCGAGTTCCAGGGCGAAGCAGGCAAGCTCCGCCGCCAGGCCCTCTCCATGGCCATCAACCGCGAAGAGATCACCAAGGTCATCTTCTCCGGCACGCGCATCCCTGCCAAGGACTTCACGTCCCCGGCCGTTGACGGCTACAACGACAATGTTGCCGGCTCCGACGTCCTCAAGTTCGACGCCGCCAAGGCCAAGGAACTGTGGACCAAAGCTGACGCCATCAGCCCGTGGCCCGCTGGCAAGACCCTGCAGCTTGCCTACAACACTGACGGCGGCAACAAGGAATGGATCGACGCCGTTGCCAACAACTTCAAGAACAACCTGGGAATCAAGGCCGAAGGCCAGCCGTTCGCCAAGTTCGCTGAAATCCTGAAGCTGCGCACCGCCAAGAACCTGCCGGGCCTGACCCGTGCAGGCTGGCAAGCCGACTACCCGTCGCTGTACAACTTCCTGGGCCCGCTCCTGAAGTCCGGCGCCAGCGCCAACTACGAGGGATACACGAACCCTGAGTTCGACAAGCTCCTCACCGAAGGCCTGGGCGCCAAGTCCACGGACGACGCCAACAAGAAGTTCACCCAGGCCCAGGAGATCCTCTTCCAGGAACTCCCGAACCTGCCGCTGTGGTACTCCGCACGCCAGGCCGTCTGGAGCCAGAACGTCAGCAACGTTGACTCTGGCTGGAACGGTGTTCTGCAGTACTGGGCCATCACCGCCAAGTAG
- a CDS encoding PH domain-containing protein: MSSVPHAGNVEVFKARTNKWFAWLSWLVAGLGLAVTAAAGGPGALLGAGPLLSIGFLGWLLFWMPAVVVHDGGTTLENPFRSIEVPWAALVNVDTRYALTLITPMRSYASWAAPAPGIWGGRNARPEDLKGLPAASYGPAKSVRPGDLKGTDSGQAARLVRGRWEELIESGSLDAGNADTTNVRVTLRWTAIVTTAVLLAASYWGVTLP, translated from the coding sequence ATGAGCAGTGTGCCGCACGCCGGAAATGTTGAAGTATTCAAAGCCCGAACGAACAAGTGGTTCGCCTGGCTTTCCTGGCTGGTGGCCGGCCTTGGCCTTGCCGTCACTGCGGCGGCGGGAGGGCCGGGAGCACTGCTTGGTGCGGGCCCGCTGCTGTCGATCGGTTTTTTGGGCTGGCTGCTTTTTTGGATGCCCGCGGTGGTAGTTCACGACGGCGGCACCACCTTGGAAAACCCGTTCCGTTCCATCGAGGTCCCGTGGGCGGCCTTGGTGAACGTCGACACCCGTTACGCGCTGACCCTGATTACTCCGATGCGGAGCTATGCCTCGTGGGCCGCTCCGGCGCCCGGTATCTGGGGCGGCCGCAATGCGCGGCCGGAGGACCTCAAAGGCCTCCCTGCGGCAAGCTATGGACCTGCTAAGTCCGTGCGCCCCGGCGACCTGAAAGGCACCGATTCCGGCCAGGCCGCCCGGCTGGTTCGCGGCCGTTGGGAAGAGCTGATCGAGTCGGGCTCCCTGGATGCGGGGAATGCGGACACAACCAACGTGAGGGTGACACTTCGTTGGACGGCAATCGTCACCACAGCGGTCCTTCTGGCCGCCAGCTATTGGGGCGTCACACTCCCCTAG
- a CDS encoding ABC transporter permease has translation MKTNRVIEHFVAPVEETPLLATDSLKTDQAPLSLWADAWRKLRRRPLFIIATMMIALIIIVAIFPGLFTQVAPNDNCQLANSDGAPASGHPLGFTFQGCDVYSRIIHGTQASLMVGVFSVLFVLIIGVTLGALAGFYGGWIDAVIARLGDIFFALPLILGALVVSQLPFMRENRGVWTVVMVLVVLGWPQMARITRGAVIEVRNADFVTAARSLGVSRLGSLVRHVLPNALAPIIVLATMELGVFIVAEATLSFIGIGLPGSIMSWGNDIAAAKSSVRTNPAILLYPAMALSVTVLSFIMLGDALRDALDPKSRQR, from the coding sequence ATGAAAACTAATCGCGTAATCGAGCACTTTGTTGCCCCCGTGGAGGAGACCCCTCTGCTCGCAACAGACTCGCTCAAAACAGACCAGGCGCCGCTGAGCCTCTGGGCAGATGCCTGGCGCAAGCTCCGCCGTCGTCCGCTGTTCATCATCGCCACAATGATGATCGCCCTGATCATCATTGTGGCGATCTTTCCGGGACTGTTCACCCAAGTGGCGCCCAACGACAACTGCCAGCTGGCGAATTCCGACGGCGCTCCGGCATCCGGGCATCCCCTCGGCTTCACCTTCCAGGGCTGTGACGTGTACTCCCGCATCATCCACGGCACCCAGGCATCGCTGATGGTGGGCGTCTTCTCGGTGCTGTTCGTCCTCATCATCGGGGTCACCCTCGGCGCCCTCGCCGGGTTCTACGGGGGCTGGATCGACGCTGTCATCGCCCGTCTCGGCGACATCTTCTTCGCCCTGCCGCTTATTTTGGGCGCGCTGGTTGTCTCGCAGCTTCCGTTCATGCGTGAAAACCGGGGCGTGTGGACTGTGGTCATGGTCCTGGTGGTCCTGGGCTGGCCGCAGATGGCCCGCATTACGCGCGGAGCCGTGATCGAAGTGCGCAACGCCGACTTCGTGACCGCTGCGCGTTCGCTCGGCGTTTCCCGCCTGGGCTCACTCGTCAGGCACGTGCTGCCGAACGCCCTCGCGCCGATCATTGTCCTGGCCACCATGGAGCTCGGCGTCTTCATCGTCGCGGAAGCCACGCTGTCCTTCATCGGCATCGGGCTTCCCGGCAGCATCATGTCCTGGGGCAACGACATCGCGGCCGCCAAGTCCTCTGTCCGCACCAACCCGGCGATCCTGCTCTACCCGGCAATGGCGCTGTCCGTCACCGTCCTGAGCTTTATCATGCTCGGCGACGCCCTGCGCGACGCCCTCGACCCGAAGAGCCGTCAACGATGA
- a CDS encoding ABC transporter permease, whose protein sequence is MIQYILRRLLQIIPVFIGTTLLVYFMVFALPGDPIRALFGDRPPSEAVIAQLRQQYNLDQPFWVQYGLFLKNLFTFNLGVDFTGQPIAASLGRIFPVTVMLAVEALIIQTVFGVTFGLIAGLRKGRIFDATVLIASLVVIAIPTFVLGFVLQLLVGVQLGWAKPTVGASADWGNLILPATVLGLVSFAYVLRLTRASVIENMNADYVRTATAKGLSRPRVVVTHILRNSMIPVITYLGASLGGLMGGAIVTESIFNVPGVGQKLFQAVIRSEGPTVVAIVSVLVLVFVIANLLVDLLYAWLDPRIRYEN, encoded by the coding sequence GTGATCCAGTACATCCTCCGGCGCCTGCTGCAGATCATTCCGGTGTTCATCGGAACCACCCTGCTCGTCTACTTCATGGTTTTCGCCCTCCCGGGTGACCCAATCCGGGCGCTGTTCGGCGACCGTCCCCCCAGCGAAGCCGTCATCGCGCAGCTCCGCCAGCAGTACAACCTCGACCAGCCGTTCTGGGTGCAGTACGGGCTCTTCCTCAAGAACCTGTTCACCTTCAACCTCGGAGTCGATTTCACCGGCCAGCCGATTGCGGCGTCCCTGGGCCGGATTTTCCCGGTCACCGTCATGCTGGCCGTCGAAGCCCTCATCATCCAGACTGTCTTTGGCGTGACATTCGGCCTCATCGCCGGGCTCCGCAAGGGCCGGATCTTCGATGCCACGGTGCTTATCGCGTCCCTGGTGGTCATCGCCATCCCCACGTTTGTACTCGGCTTCGTCCTGCAGTTGCTGGTCGGTGTGCAGCTCGGCTGGGCCAAACCCACCGTGGGGGCCAGCGCGGACTGGGGCAACCTGATCCTGCCGGCCACCGTGCTGGGACTGGTGTCCTTCGCTTACGTCCTGCGGCTCACGCGCGCATCGGTCATCGAAAACATGAACGCCGACTATGTGCGCACCGCCACCGCGAAAGGCCTGTCACGGCCCCGCGTTGTGGTGACCCATATCCTGCGCAATTCAATGATTCCGGTCATCACGTACCTGGGCGCCAGCCTCGGTGGCCTGATGGGCGGCGCTATCGTCACGGAGAGCATCTTTAACGTCCCGGGCGTCGGCCAGAAGCTGTTCCAGGCCGTCATCCGCAGCGAGGGCCCCACTGTCGTCGCGATTGTCAGCGTCCTGGTGCTTGTCTTCGTCATTGCCAACCTGTTGGTCGATTTGCTGTACGCCTGGCTTGATCCGAGGATCCGTTATGAAAACTAA
- a CDS encoding ABC transporter ATP-binding protein: MTDNITPNTEAVPAQEPAKGAVVLEVRDLSVDFGVDKKWVPAAIGLNYEVRAGEVLAIVGESGSGKSASSMALLGLLPSNSRVSGSVRLSGKELLGANAANIREVRGKDVAVIFQEPMTALNPVYTVGAQIVETVRLHNEVSPDEAKERALRMLELVELPDPEKAFKSYPHQLSGGQRQRAMIAQSLSCDPKLLIADEPTTALDVTVQAEILDLMRNLRNKLDSAIVLITHDMGVVADLADRIAVMRRGLIVETGTAEQVFRNPRHEYTQALLAAVPHLGQGGADQGAEVDVTAALAAATHSELESVDHDELVRRERENAAALEAAAAGRPQGDPVLELTDVAIEYPKQGRVPAFRAVEGANLVIYPGQVVGLVGESGSGKTTIGRAAVGLLPVAAGTMRVVGQDISAAKRNGKQLHQVRRHIGMVFQDPSSSLNPRLPIGESIGEPMFLAGEAKGSALQKRIEALLDQVELPRSYRNRYPHELSGGQKQRVGIARALSLKPKLMVADEPTSALDVSVQAKVLELFQNLQKDLGFACLFVTHDLAVVDVLADRICVMQRGRIVEQGTRDQILRNPQEAYTQRLLAAVPLPDPEKQRERRELRAQLLATGVE; encoded by the coding sequence ATGACTGACAACATCACTCCCAACACGGAGGCCGTCCCGGCTCAGGAGCCTGCCAAGGGGGCGGTAGTCCTGGAGGTCCGCGATCTCAGCGTCGATTTCGGCGTCGACAAGAAATGGGTGCCGGCAGCAATCGGCCTGAACTACGAGGTCAGGGCAGGAGAAGTCCTTGCCATTGTGGGGGAGTCCGGCTCAGGAAAGAGCGCCAGTTCCATGGCCCTGCTCGGCCTCCTGCCCAGCAACAGCCGGGTCTCCGGCAGCGTGCGCCTGTCCGGAAAGGAGCTCCTCGGCGCAAACGCAGCCAATATCCGGGAGGTCCGCGGCAAGGACGTGGCAGTGATCTTCCAGGAGCCCATGACGGCGCTCAACCCCGTCTACACGGTGGGAGCGCAGATCGTCGAGACTGTCCGGCTGCACAACGAAGTGTCCCCGGACGAGGCGAAGGAGCGGGCCCTCAGGATGCTGGAGCTGGTCGAGCTGCCGGATCCCGAGAAGGCCTTCAAGTCCTACCCCCACCAGTTGTCCGGCGGGCAGCGGCAGAGGGCCATGATCGCCCAGTCGCTGTCCTGCGACCCCAAACTGCTGATTGCCGACGAGCCCACCACCGCCCTGGACGTGACCGTCCAGGCCGAGATTCTGGACCTGATGCGCAACCTGCGGAACAAGCTCGACAGCGCCATTGTGCTGATCACCCACGACATGGGTGTGGTGGCGGACCTGGCGGACCGGATTGCCGTCATGCGCAGGGGCCTGATCGTCGAGACAGGAACCGCGGAGCAGGTGTTCCGCAACCCGCGCCACGAATACACCCAGGCCCTGCTGGCCGCGGTTCCGCACCTTGGCCAGGGCGGCGCGGACCAAGGTGCCGAAGTGGATGTCACTGCCGCCTTGGCGGCGGCCACCCACTCTGAGCTTGAGTCCGTGGACCATGACGAACTGGTGCGCCGGGAGCGCGAGAACGCTGCTGCGCTGGAAGCCGCTGCGGCTGGACGGCCGCAGGGTGATCCGGTCCTTGAACTGACGGATGTTGCCATCGAATACCCCAAACAAGGCCGTGTACCGGCCTTCAGGGCCGTCGAAGGCGCCAACCTCGTCATCTACCCTGGCCAGGTGGTGGGACTTGTGGGTGAATCCGGGTCGGGCAAGACCACGATCGGCCGTGCCGCCGTGGGTCTGCTTCCTGTCGCGGCGGGCACAATGCGGGTGGTTGGCCAGGATATTTCCGCCGCCAAGAGGAACGGAAAGCAGCTGCACCAGGTCCGGCGCCACATCGGGATGGTATTCCAGGACCCCTCGTCATCGTTGAATCCACGCCTGCCGATCGGCGAGAGCATCGGTGAACCCATGTTCCTTGCCGGAGAGGCCAAGGGCAGCGCGCTGCAGAAGCGGATCGAAGCCCTCCTGGACCAGGTTGAGCTGCCCAGGAGCTACCGCAACCGGTACCCGCATGAACTGTCCGGCGGACAAAAACAACGGGTGGGCATCGCACGGGCACTGTCCCTGAAGCCAAAGCTGATGGTCGCGGACGAGCCGACGTCGGCCCTGGACGTGTCCGTCCAGGCCAAAGTCCTTGAACTGTTCCAGAACCTCCAGAAGGATCTCGGGTTCGCTTGCCTGTTCGTGACACACGACCTGGCAGTGGTTGACGTTCTGGCCGACCGCATCTGCGTGATGCAGCGGGGAAGGATCGTTGAACAGGGCACGCGCGACCAGATCCTGCGCAATCCGCAGGAAGCCTACACTCAGCGGCTGCTGGCGGCGGTGCCCCTTCCGGACCCCGAAAAACAACGTGAGCGCAGGGAGCTCCGGGCCCAGTTGCTGGCAACAGGAGTGGAGTAG
- a CDS encoding ABC transporter ATP-binding protein — MTTSDVRISEAGLTDKPLLEIRDLAISFKTGSGEVQAVRNAHLTIMPGETVAIVGESGSGKSTTALAAIGLLPGNGRVSGGQILLDGEDISHASEKRMIELRGNTIGMVPQDPMSNLNPVWKIGYQVKETLRANGRPSGPADVAKVLAQAGLPDAERRAKQYPHEFSGGMRQRALIAIGLSCRPRLLIADEPTSALDVTVQRQILDHLETMTSELGTSVLLITHDLGLAAERADKVVVMYRGNVVEAGPSLELLQNPQHPYTRRLVASAPSLASRRIQVAKELGLESDELLAPGEAVVEPTMTEDVLQIQNLKKVFKLRFGFGKSTDFTAVDDVSFSVKRGTTTAIVGESGSGKSTVAQMVLNLLQPTSGRIVFDGVDTSTLNNKEIFAFRRRVQPIFQDPYGSLDPMYNIFRTIEEPLRTHRIGDKASREKKVRELLDQVALPQSTMQRYPNELSGGQRQRVAIARALALDPEVIICDEAVSALDVLVQAQVLNLLAELQSRLGLTYLFITHDLAVVRQIADHVCVMEQGKLVETGSTDDVFDSPQQEYTKALLNAIPGARLMLPPEVA; from the coding sequence ATGACAACGTCCGATGTCAGAATCAGTGAGGCCGGCCTCACGGATAAACCGCTCCTGGAAATCCGCGACCTGGCGATTTCCTTCAAAACCGGGTCCGGCGAAGTCCAGGCCGTCCGGAATGCCCACCTGACCATCATGCCGGGTGAAACGGTCGCAATTGTGGGGGAGTCGGGCTCCGGAAAATCGACGACGGCGCTGGCCGCCATCGGGCTGCTGCCCGGCAACGGCCGGGTTTCCGGCGGGCAGATCCTGCTCGACGGCGAGGACATTTCCCATGCCTCCGAAAAGCGCATGATCGAGCTGCGCGGCAACACCATCGGCATGGTCCCGCAGGACCCGATGTCCAACCTGAACCCGGTCTGGAAGATCGGCTACCAGGTCAAGGAAACGCTGCGGGCCAACGGCCGTCCGAGCGGACCGGCAGACGTTGCGAAGGTTCTCGCCCAGGCGGGCCTTCCCGACGCCGAACGGCGGGCGAAGCAGTACCCGCACGAGTTCTCCGGCGGCATGCGCCAGCGCGCGCTGATCGCCATCGGCCTGTCCTGCCGGCCGCGGCTGCTCATCGCCGACGAGCCCACGTCCGCGCTCGACGTGACGGTCCAGCGCCAGATCCTCGACCACCTCGAAACGATGACCTCGGAGCTGGGCACGTCCGTGCTCCTCATCACCCACGACCTGGGCCTCGCAGCCGAACGCGCCGACAAGGTGGTGGTGATGTACCGGGGCAACGTGGTGGAAGCCGGTCCGTCGCTGGAACTGCTGCAGAACCCGCAGCACCCGTACACGCGGCGGCTCGTGGCCTCGGCACCGTCCCTTGCTTCCCGGCGCATCCAGGTGGCCAAGGAACTCGGTCTCGAGTCGGACGAACTGCTCGCTCCCGGCGAGGCCGTCGTCGAGCCGACCATGACTGAAGACGTGCTGCAGATCCAGAACCTGAAAAAGGTCTTCAAGCTGCGTTTCGGCTTCGGGAAATCGACCGACTTCACCGCGGTGGACGACGTTTCCTTCAGCGTCAAGCGGGGCACCACGACGGCGATTGTCGGGGAGTCTGGTTCCGGCAAGTCCACCGTCGCGCAGATGGTGCTGAACCTGCTGCAGCCCACGTCAGGCAGGATCGTGTTCGACGGCGTGGACACGTCCACGCTCAACAACAAGGAGATCTTCGCGTTCCGCCGGCGCGTGCAGCCGATCTTCCAGGATCCGTATGGCTCCCTGGACCCGATGTACAACATCTTCCGGACCATCGAGGAACCGCTGCGGACCCACAGGATCGGGGACAAGGCCAGCCGCGAGAAGAAGGTCCGCGAACTGTTGGACCAGGTTGCCCTGCCGCAGTCCACCATGCAGCGGTACCCGAACGAGCTCTCGGGCGGCCAGCGGCAGCGCGTCGCCATTGCGCGGGCACTGGCCCTCGACCCGGAAGTGATCATCTGTGATGAAGCTGTCTCGGCTTTGGACGTGCTGGTGCAGGCGCAGGTGCTGAACCTGCTCGCTGAGCTGCAGTCCCGGCTGGGCCTGACCTACTTGTTTATCACCCATGACCTCGCCGTGGTCCGTCAGATCGCGGACCACGTGTGTGTCATGGAGCAGGGCAAGCTAGTGGAGACCGGGTCGACGGACGACGTCTTCGACTCGCCGCAGCAGGAGTACACGAAGGCACTGCTTAACGCCATCCCGGGAGCGCGGCTGATGCTGCCGCCCGAAGTTGCCTGA
- a CDS encoding SGNH/GDSL hydrolase family protein gives MIAIGVLMAGCGQAPNTTAAARDSTAPAASTAAAQPAAQASGQATPRKSGAAPAAAAPGEPVAAGSGAKSQLVPALDPSTMIPGSVYKNPANGRNEVIVANIRRTAVLIGDSQSEPELGWPRQGLAAMGYNVFFCGRGGTGFVAANGKTGNYIDALQRGDWQLPYGSPALVVIEGGGNDAARGATDAQIVVNAERLISSLKQRYAGAKFAMIGTLARGINYGGGRRSQVDALLGTVAAKHAIPFVSVGDWLTKYNLAKELADGVHMNNTGHKALGALLATRLKELGLEAPPEQVTSALPIN, from the coding sequence ATGATCGCCATCGGCGTTCTGATGGCCGGCTGCGGTCAGGCACCAAACACAACAGCTGCCGCCCGGGATTCGACCGCGCCCGCAGCAAGCACGGCGGCCGCACAACCGGCTGCCCAGGCGTCAGGTCAGGCCACTCCCCGCAAATCGGGTGCCGCACCTGCCGCAGCGGCGCCGGGCGAACCGGTGGCGGCCGGCTCCGGAGCGAAATCGCAGCTGGTCCCGGCGCTGGATCCGAGCACCATGATTCCCGGGTCTGTTTACAAGAACCCGGCGAACGGCCGCAACGAGGTCATCGTGGCCAACATCAGGCGGACCGCCGTGCTGATCGGCGACTCCCAGTCTGAACCTGAGCTGGGCTGGCCCCGCCAGGGGCTGGCCGCGATGGGCTACAACGTCTTCTTCTGCGGCCGCGGCGGTACCGGATTTGTGGCCGCGAACGGCAAGACCGGAAACTACATCGATGCCCTGCAGCGCGGTGACTGGCAGCTCCCGTACGGTTCCCCTGCGCTGGTGGTCATCGAGGGCGGCGGAAACGACGCAGCCCGCGGAGCGACGGACGCCCAGATCGTGGTCAATGCCGAGCGGCTGATCTCATCGCTCAAGCAGCGTTACGCTGGCGCCAAGTTCGCCATGATCGGCACGCTGGCCCGCGGCATCAATTACGGCGGCGGCCGCCGGTCCCAGGTTGATGCCCTGCTGGGTACGGTGGCGGCCAAGCACGCCATCCCGTTTGTCAGCGTCGGCGACTGGCTGACCAAATACAACCTGGCCAAAGAGCTGGCGGACGGCGTTCACATGAACAACACCGGCCACAAGGCCCTGGGTGCGCTCCTGGCAACCCGGCTGAAGGAGCTGGGACTCGAGGCCCCTCCTGAACAGGTCACCTCGGCCTTGCCCATCAACTGA